ACCTCGCCCTCCTGATCAACGGCAAACTCTCGCCCTACCTCCATCAAAATACCGCCGTTTTCAAATGTCCGTCCGACAAGTCGGTGGCGCAAAATGGTCCACGCATTCGCAGCCTGTCGATGAACTCGCTGGTGGGCGACCCGGGCGAACTTACCAACCGGTTCAATCCCCAGCTCGTGCAATTTTTCCGATCGACGGAAATTCGCAACCCGGCGGGCATTTATGTGTTCCTCGACGAACACCCGGACACGATCAACGACGGTTTCTTCATGAACCGTTGGGACGAACTCCGCTGGGGCAATCTGCCGGCCTCCTACCACAACGGCGCCGCGAATCTTTCTTTTGCCGACGGCCATTTGGAATCCCATCGCTGGGTGATGGAGGACACGCGCAAACCGGCAGAGCAGGGTGGGGCAGGGGGCACGTATCTGCCGGCGTCCTCCACCGACTACGATTGGCTGAAAGAAAGAACCAGCGTGCGAAAAAACTGATGGTGTCCTGATTTAAGTTCACCGCAATTTGCGATGCGAAGTCCACTACTGGGGAAACATTATTTTGCGGGCTTGGAAAGCCAAAACTGCTCTCCATTGTGAAAGAGTCGGTGGGTAACGTGAACGTTCGAATGGTTGTCTGGCGAGGCCAAGAGCGAAAGATTCTGGTCTTCGTTGCGGGGAAAACTTTGTCTTGACCTCGCTTTTCAGGTGCGCCGAAGTCACGAGGCGGAAAGATGATTGCGACTTGCTTGGGGGAATCCACAGCGACGAGAGCACGATGCCCGGCAACAACCTGTGGAGTTCTCCTCCCGTCAGCGGCTACTTTTTCAACCGTCGGGTAAGGATTCTGAATTATTTAAAACCTCAATCCCACTTTGCTTGTCACGGGCCAGTTAGTGCGCCGATTTCAGGAATGCTAGAATCTTCGTGTGTTCGTCCGCTGTCAAATTGGCCCGCACGCGCATGTGCAGCATGACGACGTCCCATTGGGCATCGCTGTACGAATTTGGCGACCTGATGTTGTGGCAGTGGCCGCAGTTGAGCGCCCAAAGTTGCGCGCCACCCTGCTTCGCAGCCGGGTCCTTGCCCGCTGGCGATTTGTCCGCGGTCGCCGGGCCTGCCTCAGTGCGCGGTGTGGTTGTCTTGCAACCTGTGGTGATCAAACCGATTGCCGTGAAGACAATTGAGGATATGGTGATGAGTAACCAGCCCAATTTCGATTTCATATTCATTTTTCCTTTCCCTAAAATCCGGTGGCAAATTGCAGCAGTATGGCGTCGTGACGTTCAGCGTTGGAGCCGTTTTGATGGTCAAGCTCGTACGCCACTTTGACCACAGTACTTGGCCCGAGCCAATAATCCAACCCCATGCTCAAGCGTTGTTCATCGACGCCGGTTGGTGTTTTGGCCTGGTTCAACATGTCATAGCGAAGAACCGGTTCCAAGTTCTTGAGGATGTTGTTTTCGAATCGCGACGGACGAAAAGCCAGTTGAACATAACCCCCATCGCGGTTGTTGTTGAAGCGGAACGGGC
Above is a window of Verrucomicrobiota bacterium DNA encoding:
- a CDS encoding type II secretion system protein yields the protein MRLHDKHENAFTLIELLVVVAIIGVLAGLLLPTLSKAKAKAQGIGCANNIKQLSLASALYVDDNSDRLVNNHGTLEILRSQQSWVNNLEDWLSSDGNTNLALLINGKLSPYLHQNTAVFKCPSDKSVAQNGPRIRSLSMNSLVGDPGELTNRFNPQLVQFFRSTEIRNPAGIYVFLDEHPDTINDGFFMNRWDELRWGNLPASYHNGAANLSFADGHLESHRWVMEDTRKPAEQGGAGGTYLPASSTDYDWLKERTSVRKN